Proteins encoded in a region of the Hippopotamus amphibius kiboko isolate mHipAmp2 chromosome 11, mHipAmp2.hap2, whole genome shotgun sequence genome:
- the CUTA gene encoding protein CutA isoform X1: MKGGRAPAFLLGGGAALFLSLLWMPVLLPVVSRLLLLPRALLSMASGSPPSQPSPASASAYVPGSVSAAFVTCPNEKVAKEIARAVVEKHLAACVNLIPQVTSIYEWKGKIEEDSEVLMMIKTQSSLVPALADFVRSVHPYEVAEVIALPVEQGNSPYLHWVRQVTESVPDSGTVPP, translated from the exons ATGAAGGGGGGGCGGGCTCCCGCATTCCTGCTCGGCGGAGGG GCCGCTCTGTTCCTGTCGCTTCTTTGGATGCCGGTACTGCTGCCTGTAGTCTCCCGCCTTCTGTTGCTACCCCGAGCCCTGCTGTCCATGGCTTCAGGAAGCCCCCCTTCCCAGCCCTCGCCGGCTTCGGCCTCCGCATATGTTCCCGGCTCGGTCTCCGCAGCCTTTGTGACCTGCCCCAACGAGAAGGTCGCCAAGGAGATCGCCAG GGCTGTGGTGGAGAAGCACCTGGCAGCCTGCGTCAACCTCATCCCTCAGGTTACATCCAT CtatgaatggaaaggaaagatTGAGGAGGACAGTGAAGTGCTAATG ATGATTAAAACCCAAAGTTCCTTGGTTCCAGCTTTGGCAGATTTTGTTCG TTCTGTGCACCCTTACGAAGTGGCGGAGGTGATTGCATTGCCTGTGGAGCAGGGCAACTCCCCGTACCTGCATTGGGTGCGCCAGGTTACAGAGTCAGTTCCTGACTCCGGCACAGTCCCACCGTGA
- the CUTA gene encoding protein CutA isoform X2, giving the protein MPVLLPVVSRLLLLPRALLSMASGSPPSQPSPASASAYVPGSVSAAFVTCPNEKVAKEIARAVVEKHLAACVNLIPQVTSIYEWKGKIEEDSEVLMMIKTQSSLVPALADFVRSVHPYEVAEVIALPVEQGNSPYLHWVRQVTESVPDSGTVPP; this is encoded by the exons ATGCCGGTACTGCTGCCTGTAGTCTCCCGCCTTCTGTTGCTACCCCGAGCCCTGCTGTCCATGGCTTCAGGAAGCCCCCCTTCCCAGCCCTCGCCGGCTTCGGCCTCCGCATATGTTCCCGGCTCGGTCTCCGCAGCCTTTGTGACCTGCCCCAACGAGAAGGTCGCCAAGGAGATCGCCAG GGCTGTGGTGGAGAAGCACCTGGCAGCCTGCGTCAACCTCATCCCTCAGGTTACATCCAT CtatgaatggaaaggaaagatTGAGGAGGACAGTGAAGTGCTAATG ATGATTAAAACCCAAAGTTCCTTGGTTCCAGCTTTGGCAGATTTTGTTCG TTCTGTGCACCCTTACGAAGTGGCGGAGGTGATTGCATTGCCTGTGGAGCAGGGCAACTCCCCGTACCTGCATTGGGTGCGCCAGGTTACAGAGTCAGTTCCTGACTCCGGCACAGTCCCACCGTGA
- the PHF1 gene encoding PHD finger protein 1 isoform X1, whose amino-acid sequence MWHGVGARPEAGGRERGFPPAQRAGLPLEEGAAGNPLSRRVRPSAGPIGQEAAACSAPSRPVGGPRPRLWEGQDVLARWTDGLLYLGTIKKVDSAREVCLVQFEDDSQFLVLWKDISPAALPGEELLCCVCRSETVVPGNRLVSCEKCRHAYHQDCHVPRAPAPGEGEGTSWVCRQCVFAIATKRGGALKKGPYARAMLGMKLSLPYGLKGLDWDAGHLSNRQQSYCYCGGPGEWNLKMLQCRSCLQWFHEACTQCLSKPLLYGDRFYEFECCVCRGGPEKVRRLQLRWVDVAHLVLYHLSVCCKKKYFDFDREILPFTSENWDSLLLGELSDTPKGERSSKLLSALNSHKDRFISGREIKKRKCLFGLHARIPPPVEPPTGDGAPTSFPSGQGPGGGVSRPLGKRRRPEPEPLRRRQKGKMEELGPPSAVRNQPEPQEQRERARLQRALQASVSPPPSSPNQSYQGSSGYNFRPTDARCLPRSVSLLPPASSPIRMFASFHPSASTAGTSGDGEPPDRSPLELHIGFPTDLPKSAPHSMTASSSSVPAPSPGLPRRSAPPSPLCRSLSPGTGGGVRGGVGYLSRGDPVRVLARRVRPDGSVQYLVEWGGGGIF is encoded by the exons ATGTGGCAtggggtgggggccaggccaGAGGCCGGCGGCCGAGAGCGGGGATTCCCACCTGCCCAGCGAGCAGGTCTCCCTTTGGAGGAAGGGGCTGCGGGGAATCCCCTCTCCCGCCGGGTCCGACCGTCCGCCGGCCCCATCGGCCAAGAAGCCGCCGCTTGCTCGGCGCCCTCCAGGCCTGTtggag GCCCCAGGCCTCGACTTTGGGAGGGTCAAGATGTGCTGGCCAGGTGGACAGATGGGCTGCTATATTTGGGGACCATCAAAAAG GTGGACAGTGCTCGAGAGGTGTGTCTGGTCCAGTTTGAGGATGATTCCCAGTTTCTGGTTCTATGGAAAGACATCAGCCCTG CTGCTCTCCCTGGGGAGGAACTCCTCTGCTGTGTTTGTCGCTCTGAGACTGTGGTCCCTGGGAACCGGCTGGTCAGCTGTGAGAAGTGTCGCCACG CTTATCACCAGGACTGCCACGTTCCGAGGGCCCCAGCCCCTGGAGAGGGAGAGGGCACATCCTGGGTCTGCCGCCAGTGTGTCTTTGCCATCGCCACCAAG AGGGGAGGTGCACTGAAGAAGGGCCCCTACGCCCGGGCCATGCTGGGCATGAAGCTCTCCCTGCCATATGGACTAAAGGGATTGGACTGGGACGCTGGGCATCTGAGCAACCGGCAACAGAGCTACTGTTACTGTGGTGGCCCTGGGGA GTGGAACCTGAAGATGCTGCAGTGCCGGAGCTGCCTGCAGTGGTTCCATGAGGCCTGCACCCAGTGTCTGAGCAAACCCCTCCTTTATGGGGACAG GTTCTATGAGTTTGAATGCTGTGTGTGTCGGGGGGGCCCTGAGAAGGTCCGGAGGCTGCAGCTTCGCTG GGTGGACGTGGCACATCTTGTCCTCTACCACCTCAGCGTTTGCTGtaagaaaaaatactttgatTTTGACCGTGAGATCCTCCCCTTCACCTCTGAGAATTGGGACAGTTTGCTCCTTGGGGAG ctctcagACACCCCCAAGGGAGAACGTTCTTCCAAGCTCCTCTCTGCTCTCAACAGCCACAAGGACCG TTTCATTTCAGGGAGGGAGATTAAGAAGAGGAAATGCTTGTTTGGTCTCCATGCTCGGATACCTCCCCCTGTGGAGCCCCCTACTGGAGATGGAGCCCCCACCAG CTTCCCTTcagggcagggccctgggggaggggtctCACGTCCCCTGGGGAAGCGCCGGAGGCCGGAGCCAGAGCCCctgaggaggaggcagaaggggAAAATGGAGGAGCTGGGGCCACCCTCAGCAGTGCGCAACCAGCCCGAGCCCCAGGAGCAGAGGGAGCGGGCTCGTCTGCAGAGGGCACTGCAG GCCTCAGTGTCTCCACCACCCTCCAGCCCTAACCAGAGTTACCAGGGCAGCAGCGGCTACAACTTCCGACCCACAGATGCCCGCTGCCTGCCCAGGTCAGTgagcctcctccctccagccag cagTCCCATCCGGATGTTCGCTTCCTTCCACCCCTCTGCCAGCACCGCAGGGACCTCTGGGGATGGTGAACCCCCAGACAG GTCACCCCTGGAACTTCACATTGGTTTTCCCACAGACCTTCCTAAAAGTGCCCCCCACTCGATGACAGCCTCATCTTCCTCagtcccagccccctccccaggtctTCCTAGACGCTCAGCACCCCCTTCTCCCCTGTGCCGTAGTCTGTCTCCTGGGACTGGGGGAGGAGTCCGAGGTGGGGTCGGTTACCTGTCCCGAGGGGACCCTGTCCGGGTCCTTGCTCGGAGAGTACGGCCTGATGGCTCTGTGCAGTACCTGGttgagtggggaggtgggggcatcTTCTGA
- the PHF1 gene encoding PHD finger protein 1 isoform X3 codes for MAQPPRLSRSGAPPLWDPASPAPTSGPRPRLWEGQDVLARWTDGLLYLGTIKKVDSAREVCLVQFEDDSQFLVLWKDISPAALPGEELLCCVCRSETVVPGNRLVSCEKCRHAYHQDCHVPRAPAPGEGEGTSWVCRQCVFAIATKRGGALKKGPYARAMLGMKLSLPYGLKGLDWDAGHLSNRQQSYCYCGGPGEWNLKMLQCRSCLQWFHEACTQCLSKPLLYGDRFYEFECCVCRGGPEKVRRLQLRWVDVAHLVLYHLSVCCKKKYFDFDREILPFTSENWDSLLLGELSDTPKGERSSKLLSALNSHKDRFISGREIKKRKCLFGLHARIPPPVEPPTGDGAPTSFPSGQGPGGGVSRPLGKRRRPEPEPLRRRQKGKMEELGPPSAVRNQPEPQEQRERARLQRALQASVSPPPSSPNQSYQGSSGYNFRPTDARCLPSSPIRMFASFHPSASTAGTSGDGEPPDRSPLELHIGFPTDLPKSAPHSMTASSSSVPAPSPGLPRRSAPPSPLCRSLSPGTGGGVRGGVGYLSRGDPVRVLARRVRPDGSVQYLVEWGGGGIF; via the exons ATGGCACAGCCCCCCCGGCTGAGCCGCTCTGGTGCCCCCCCACTTTGGGACCCAGCTTCCCCTGCTCCCACCTCAGGCCCCAGGCCTCGACTTTGGGAGGGTCAAGATGTGCTGGCCAGGTGGACAGATGGGCTGCTATATTTGGGGACCATCAAAAAG GTGGACAGTGCTCGAGAGGTGTGTCTGGTCCAGTTTGAGGATGATTCCCAGTTTCTGGTTCTATGGAAAGACATCAGCCCTG CTGCTCTCCCTGGGGAGGAACTCCTCTGCTGTGTTTGTCGCTCTGAGACTGTGGTCCCTGGGAACCGGCTGGTCAGCTGTGAGAAGTGTCGCCACG CTTATCACCAGGACTGCCACGTTCCGAGGGCCCCAGCCCCTGGAGAGGGAGAGGGCACATCCTGGGTCTGCCGCCAGTGTGTCTTTGCCATCGCCACCAAG AGGGGAGGTGCACTGAAGAAGGGCCCCTACGCCCGGGCCATGCTGGGCATGAAGCTCTCCCTGCCATATGGACTAAAGGGATTGGACTGGGACGCTGGGCATCTGAGCAACCGGCAACAGAGCTACTGTTACTGTGGTGGCCCTGGGGA GTGGAACCTGAAGATGCTGCAGTGCCGGAGCTGCCTGCAGTGGTTCCATGAGGCCTGCACCCAGTGTCTGAGCAAACCCCTCCTTTATGGGGACAG GTTCTATGAGTTTGAATGCTGTGTGTGTCGGGGGGGCCCTGAGAAGGTCCGGAGGCTGCAGCTTCGCTG GGTGGACGTGGCACATCTTGTCCTCTACCACCTCAGCGTTTGCTGtaagaaaaaatactttgatTTTGACCGTGAGATCCTCCCCTTCACCTCTGAGAATTGGGACAGTTTGCTCCTTGGGGAG ctctcagACACCCCCAAGGGAGAACGTTCTTCCAAGCTCCTCTCTGCTCTCAACAGCCACAAGGACCG TTTCATTTCAGGGAGGGAGATTAAGAAGAGGAAATGCTTGTTTGGTCTCCATGCTCGGATACCTCCCCCTGTGGAGCCCCCTACTGGAGATGGAGCCCCCACCAG CTTCCCTTcagggcagggccctgggggaggggtctCACGTCCCCTGGGGAAGCGCCGGAGGCCGGAGCCAGAGCCCctgaggaggaggcagaaggggAAAATGGAGGAGCTGGGGCCACCCTCAGCAGTGCGCAACCAGCCCGAGCCCCAGGAGCAGAGGGAGCGGGCTCGTCTGCAGAGGGCACTGCAG GCCTCAGTGTCTCCACCACCCTCCAGCCCTAACCAGAGTTACCAGGGCAGCAGCGGCTACAACTTCCGACCCACAGATGCCCGCTGCCTGCCCAG cagTCCCATCCGGATGTTCGCTTCCTTCCACCCCTCTGCCAGCACCGCAGGGACCTCTGGGGATGGTGAACCCCCAGACAG GTCACCCCTGGAACTTCACATTGGTTTTCCCACAGACCTTCCTAAAAGTGCCCCCCACTCGATGACAGCCTCATCTTCCTCagtcccagccccctccccaggtctTCCTAGACGCTCAGCACCCCCTTCTCCCCTGTGCCGTAGTCTGTCTCCTGGGACTGGGGGAGGAGTCCGAGGTGGGGTCGGTTACCTGTCCCGAGGGGACCCTGTCCGGGTCCTTGCTCGGAGAGTACGGCCTGATGGCTCTGTGCAGTACCTGGttgagtggggaggtgggggcatcTTCTGA
- the PHF1 gene encoding PHD finger protein 1 isoform X2, with the protein MAQPPRLSRSGAPPLWDPASPAPTSGPRPRLWEGQDVLARWTDGLLYLGTIKKVDSAREVCLVQFEDDSQFLVLWKDISPAALPGEELLCCVCRSETVVPGNRLVSCEKCRHAYHQDCHVPRAPAPGEGEGTSWVCRQCVFAIATKRGGALKKGPYARAMLGMKLSLPYGLKGLDWDAGHLSNRQQSYCYCGGPGEWNLKMLQCRSCLQWFHEACTQCLSKPLLYGDRFYEFECCVCRGGPEKVRRLQLRWVDVAHLVLYHLSVCCKKKYFDFDREILPFTSENWDSLLLGELSDTPKGERSSKLLSALNSHKDRFISGREIKKRKCLFGLHARIPPPVEPPTGDGAPTSFPSGQGPGGGVSRPLGKRRRPEPEPLRRRQKGKMEELGPPSAVRNQPEPQEQRERARLQRALQASVSPPPSSPNQSYQGSSGYNFRPTDARCLPRSVSLLPPASSPIRMFASFHPSASTAGTSGDGEPPDRSPLELHIGFPTDLPKSAPHSMTASSSSVPAPSPGLPRRSAPPSPLCRSLSPGTGGGVRGGVGYLSRGDPVRVLARRVRPDGSVQYLVEWGGGGIF; encoded by the exons ATGGCACAGCCCCCCCGGCTGAGCCGCTCTGGTGCCCCCCCACTTTGGGACCCAGCTTCCCCTGCTCCCACCTCAGGCCCCAGGCCTCGACTTTGGGAGGGTCAAGATGTGCTGGCCAGGTGGACAGATGGGCTGCTATATTTGGGGACCATCAAAAAG GTGGACAGTGCTCGAGAGGTGTGTCTGGTCCAGTTTGAGGATGATTCCCAGTTTCTGGTTCTATGGAAAGACATCAGCCCTG CTGCTCTCCCTGGGGAGGAACTCCTCTGCTGTGTTTGTCGCTCTGAGACTGTGGTCCCTGGGAACCGGCTGGTCAGCTGTGAGAAGTGTCGCCACG CTTATCACCAGGACTGCCACGTTCCGAGGGCCCCAGCCCCTGGAGAGGGAGAGGGCACATCCTGGGTCTGCCGCCAGTGTGTCTTTGCCATCGCCACCAAG AGGGGAGGTGCACTGAAGAAGGGCCCCTACGCCCGGGCCATGCTGGGCATGAAGCTCTCCCTGCCATATGGACTAAAGGGATTGGACTGGGACGCTGGGCATCTGAGCAACCGGCAACAGAGCTACTGTTACTGTGGTGGCCCTGGGGA GTGGAACCTGAAGATGCTGCAGTGCCGGAGCTGCCTGCAGTGGTTCCATGAGGCCTGCACCCAGTGTCTGAGCAAACCCCTCCTTTATGGGGACAG GTTCTATGAGTTTGAATGCTGTGTGTGTCGGGGGGGCCCTGAGAAGGTCCGGAGGCTGCAGCTTCGCTG GGTGGACGTGGCACATCTTGTCCTCTACCACCTCAGCGTTTGCTGtaagaaaaaatactttgatTTTGACCGTGAGATCCTCCCCTTCACCTCTGAGAATTGGGACAGTTTGCTCCTTGGGGAG ctctcagACACCCCCAAGGGAGAACGTTCTTCCAAGCTCCTCTCTGCTCTCAACAGCCACAAGGACCG TTTCATTTCAGGGAGGGAGATTAAGAAGAGGAAATGCTTGTTTGGTCTCCATGCTCGGATACCTCCCCCTGTGGAGCCCCCTACTGGAGATGGAGCCCCCACCAG CTTCCCTTcagggcagggccctgggggaggggtctCACGTCCCCTGGGGAAGCGCCGGAGGCCGGAGCCAGAGCCCctgaggaggaggcagaaggggAAAATGGAGGAGCTGGGGCCACCCTCAGCAGTGCGCAACCAGCCCGAGCCCCAGGAGCAGAGGGAGCGGGCTCGTCTGCAGAGGGCACTGCAG GCCTCAGTGTCTCCACCACCCTCCAGCCCTAACCAGAGTTACCAGGGCAGCAGCGGCTACAACTTCCGACCCACAGATGCCCGCTGCCTGCCCAGGTCAGTgagcctcctccctccagccag cagTCCCATCCGGATGTTCGCTTCCTTCCACCCCTCTGCCAGCACCGCAGGGACCTCTGGGGATGGTGAACCCCCAGACAG GTCACCCCTGGAACTTCACATTGGTTTTCCCACAGACCTTCCTAAAAGTGCCCCCCACTCGATGACAGCCTCATCTTCCTCagtcccagccccctccccaggtctTCCTAGACGCTCAGCACCCCCTTCTCCCCTGTGCCGTAGTCTGTCTCCTGGGACTGGGGGAGGAGTCCGAGGTGGGGTCGGTTACCTGTCCCGAGGGGACCCTGTCCGGGTCCTTGCTCGGAGAGTACGGCCTGATGGCTCTGTGCAGTACCTGGttgagtggggaggtgggggcatcTTCTGA